A region from the Salidesulfovibrio onnuriiensis genome encodes:
- a CDS encoding methyl-accepting chemotaxis protein, whose amino-acid sequence MNIKRNFAVGLAGAAVCGVVAFVLGVMLISTSRPEGQLVLSASALTGVGAVAGLVFLAVGCIGLWLMSGRLSAYINCANVYLEQIAQGKFSEDLPDAGTGEFSGFGKQLAATMSILKRRIGFAEGVLNAIADAYPFMTCDENARIDFIGKQFLKVSGKKGHPSEYMGMSIGGYIYGDDTRKTRTDKVVADGIRIEGETRIEGDGITHVLQFSADPIFDLDDNQIGALTIYFDLTEVKQQQQAIEENAKRVAEIASELVGITEQVNSTAEVIASQINEAASGAAFQSERTTETATAMEEMNSTTFEVARNAVSAADNANDTRTTAREGQNEVERLIESIETMRNQANTLSEFMGELGQQTESVGSVINVIQDIADQTNLLALNAAIEAARAGEAGRGFAVVADEVRKLAEKTMTATDEVSAAINAIQNGAKRSIEGVRHASEAVEKSTGIAMNSGKTLERIVELVISTADQVQSIATAAEQQSATSEEIHKAVEDINRIASQTAQGMQEANTASSDLALKCDELNTLIKRLSS is encoded by the coding sequence ATGAACATTAAACGAAATTTTGCGGTGGGATTGGCTGGGGCCGCTGTCTGTGGTGTGGTGGCGTTTGTCTTGGGCGTGATGCTGATTTCGACTTCGCGTCCGGAAGGGCAGCTTGTCTTGAGCGCGTCAGCCTTGACCGGGGTCGGAGCCGTAGCTGGATTGGTTTTTCTGGCCGTGGGTTGTATAGGCCTTTGGCTCATGAGCGGCAGGCTCTCTGCCTATATCAACTGTGCCAATGTCTATCTGGAGCAGATTGCCCAGGGCAAATTCAGCGAAGATCTTCCGGATGCCGGGACGGGTGAGTTTTCCGGGTTTGGGAAGCAACTCGCGGCAACCATGTCCATTCTCAAGCGCAGGATCGGTTTTGCGGAGGGCGTACTTAACGCCATTGCAGATGCCTATCCTTTCATGACCTGTGATGAAAATGCCCGCATCGATTTCATCGGCAAGCAATTTCTCAAGGTTTCTGGGAAAAAAGGGCATCCTTCCGAATACATGGGTATGTCCATCGGTGGATATATCTACGGCGACGATACCCGTAAGACCCGCACAGACAAGGTGGTCGCCGACGGTATCCGTATTGAAGGCGAAACCAGGATCGAGGGTGATGGGATAACGCACGTGCTGCAGTTCTCCGCCGATCCCATTTTTGACCTGGATGACAACCAGATCGGCGCACTGACCATCTACTTTGACCTGACCGAGGTCAAACAGCAGCAACAGGCCATTGAGGAAAACGCCAAGCGTGTTGCGGAAATCGCCTCGGAGCTTGTGGGAATTACCGAACAGGTCAATTCAACCGCCGAAGTTATCGCGTCTCAGATCAATGAAGCAGCCAGTGGCGCGGCATTCCAGTCCGAACGCACCACGGAAACCGCCACGGCCATGGAAGAGATGAATTCCACAACATTCGAGGTGGCGCGCAACGCCGTCAGCGCCGCCGACAACGCCAATGATACGCGCACGACCGCCCGCGAAGGCCAGAACGAGGTCGAAAGGCTTATCGAGTCCATTGAAACCATGCGCAACCAGGCCAACACCCTGAGCGAGTTCATGGGCGAGCTTGGCCAGCAGACCGAATCCGTGGGAAGCGTCATCAACGTCATTCAGGACATCGCCGACCAGACCAACCTGCTTGCCTTGAATGCTGCCATCGAAGCCGCCAGGGCAGGTGAGGCCGGGCGTGGATTTGCGGTGGTGGCCGACGAAGTCCGCAAGCTCGCAGAGAAGACCATGACGGCCACGGACGAAGTAAGTGCGGCCATCAACGCCATCCAGAACGGAGCCAAACGCTCCATCGAAGGCGTCCGCCATGCCTCGGAGGCCGTGGAAAAATCCACGGGAATTGCAATGAATTCCGGGAAGACCCTGGAAAGGATCGTCGAATTGGTCATCAGTACGGCGGATCAGGTCCAGTCCATTGCAACCGCTGCGGAGCAGCAATCGGCCACCAGTGAGGAGATCCACAAGGCCGTTGAAGATATCAACCGAATAGCCTCCCAAACCGCCCAGGGAATGCAGGAAGCGAACACCGCAAGCAGTGATCTCGCCTTGAAATGCGATGAGTTGAATACACTCATCAAACGTTTGTCTTCCTAA
- a CDS encoding GNAT family N-acetyltransferase, whose protein sequence is MNIRTETRNDHIAISRLHYAAFKGHPQHEPGAEPVEHRIVELLRDSGALNLSLVAELGGKLAGHVAMSEVHLKAEYEGWYLLGPIGVLPEHQYEGVGSALMRETIARMRHQNAAGIVLVGDPGFYSRFGFRSYAELSCPGVPALNVLALPFGLTKPEGSIAPHPAFLEASK, encoded by the coding sequence ATGAATATACGAACGGAAACAAGGAACGACCATATTGCGATCAGCCGGTTACACTATGCTGCCTTCAAGGGGCACCCGCAGCATGAACCCGGTGCGGAGCCCGTCGAGCACAGAATCGTGGAACTGCTCCGAGATTCAGGTGCATTGAACCTGTCGCTCGTGGCGGAATTGGGCGGAAAGTTGGCGGGACATGTGGCGATGTCGGAAGTCCATCTGAAAGCGGAATATGAAGGATGGTACCTGTTGGGGCCCATCGGTGTGCTGCCGGAACATCAATACGAGGGCGTAGGCTCGGCCCTGATGCGTGAAACCATAGCAAGAATGCGGCATCAAAATGCAGCAGGTATTGTCCTTGTGGGAGATCCCGGATTTTACAGCCGCTTCGGATTCAGGTCCTATGCTGAACTGAGTTGTCCCGGAGTGCCTGCCCTCAATGTGTTGGCTTTGCCATTCGGGCTGACAAAGCCGGAAGGGAGTATCGCTCCGCATCCGGCTTTCCTTGAAGCATCCAAATAA
- a CDS encoding response regulator, whose protein sequence is MHSRHSISELMAKKMLFAIGVGLLFISMGASAVMFVIVPDQLLRQVTCAFLFILGGISLYLYKIKKYYVGINVIAIGTIAVILYAMSYNGGVNAPAYFLFFPLISIIICVYGVRRSMITLLVATVLGVSFYVLQVLGYIETAVVNPLLYFVCIWLCMAFLLISIYLPSRILHKNIHELERSRNRENEVRLAAERANQAKTLFLGNMSHELRTPLNGLMGTLQLLELTDLNGEQKEYSSLAKQSCQRLTRLVGDILDMSRIESGKMELIIKDFMMTDVFHSLEQAFMPAARQGGIDLHFKVDEQMPGVLRGDEVRLQQVLGNLIGNSIKYTTLGSVSVSASLLPIQPSGGSRVLFIVSDTGVGISDEMLGVVSDPFIQEDSSYTRQFQGAGLGLSIVRRLVDLMRGTTCIESIKGGGTSVYVSLPFRTADAKTVENIAANVRTLAKDALREGVVLLAEDDDVNRLATTRFLEKMGVQVVSVINGREALDALTQGTFCCVIMDVQMPVMNGVEATQAIRTGAVGESHKDIPIIAMTAHAMDGDQEHFLEAGMSDYLAKPVDMQSLKRILLKYLKHDPRLEQ, encoded by the coding sequence ATGCACAGTCGCCACAGTATTTCAGAATTGATGGCAAAAAAAATGCTGTTTGCCATAGGTGTAGGACTGCTGTTTATTTCTATGGGCGCCTCGGCTGTCATGTTCGTGATTGTTCCAGATCAGTTGTTGCGGCAAGTGACATGTGCATTTTTATTCATATTGGGTGGCATTTCTCTTTATCTGTATAAAATAAAAAAATATTATGTCGGAATAAATGTGATTGCCATCGGTACGATTGCAGTCATTCTCTACGCCATGTCTTATAATGGAGGAGTGAACGCTCCTGCATATTTTTTATTTTTCCCATTAATTTCTATTATAATCTGTGTTTATGGCGTTCGAAGGTCGATGATAACACTCTTGGTTGCGACAGTGCTCGGGGTATCGTTTTATGTCCTGCAAGTTCTCGGATATATAGAAACTGCTGTCGTCAACCCTCTTTTGTATTTTGTCTGTATCTGGCTTTGTATGGCCTTTTTACTCATATCAATATATTTACCAAGCCGTATTTTGCATAAAAATATACATGAGTTGGAGCGTAGCCGTAACCGCGAAAATGAAGTCCGCCTGGCTGCAGAAAGAGCCAACCAGGCAAAGACCCTGTTTCTTGGAAATATGAGTCACGAATTGAGGACCCCCCTCAACGGGTTGATGGGAACATTGCAGCTCTTGGAGTTGACTGATCTTAATGGTGAGCAGAAGGAATACAGCAGCTTAGCGAAGCAGTCCTGTCAAAGGTTGACTCGTCTTGTTGGTGATATTCTCGACATGTCACGTATTGAATCCGGAAAGATGGAGTTAATAATAAAAGACTTCATGATGACAGACGTCTTTCATTCGCTTGAGCAAGCATTCATGCCTGCGGCCAGGCAGGGAGGGATTGATCTGCACTTCAAGGTTGATGAGCAGATGCCCGGAGTTTTGCGCGGGGACGAGGTCAGATTGCAACAAGTCTTGGGCAATCTTATCGGGAATTCCATCAAATATACGACTTTAGGCTCAGTATCGGTCTCGGCTTCCCTATTGCCAATACAGCCGAGTGGGGGGAGCAGAGTCCTTTTCATTGTTTCCGACACTGGTGTTGGAATTTCGGATGAAATGCTCGGCGTTGTTTCAGATCCGTTTATTCAGGAAGACAGCAGTTACACTCGTCAATTCCAGGGCGCAGGATTGGGGTTGTCCATTGTCAGGCGTCTCGTTGATCTCATGCGTGGCACGACATGCATTGAGAGCATAAAGGGCGGTGGCACCAGCGTTTACGTCAGCCTGCCTTTCAGGACCGCTGATGCCAAGACAGTAGAAAACATAGCCGCGAATGTGCGTACGCTGGCAAAGGATGCCCTGCGCGAAGGTGTCGTTTTGCTGGCCGAAGATGATGACGTGAACAGATTGGCCACAACCAGGTTTCTGGAAAAAATGGGAGTCCAGGTCGTTTCCGTCATTAACGGGCGCGAGGCCCTGGATGCCTTGACGCAGGGAACTTTCTGCTGCGTCATCATGGACGTTCAAATGCCGGTCATGAATGGAGTGGAGGCGACACAGGCCATTCGCACCGGCGCTGTCGGGGAATCGCATAAGGACATTCCCATCATAGCGATGACCGCCCATGCAATGGACGGAGACCAGGAACATTTTTTGGAGGCCGGAATGAGCGATTACCTCGCGAAGCCGGTGGATATGCAGTCGTTGAAGCGCATACTTCTAAAATACCTCAAACACGATCCACGCTTGGAACAATAA
- a CDS encoding Maf family protein: MNDKKQKIYSTLKPLVLASGSPRRKELLGSVGLEFTVHPSRAEEPKPEQGENPGDYALRMARIKTEDVAGKYPKSVTLGSDTIVVLGSDVMGKPESDADALRMLSALSGQTHQVITGCCLAIPGEATPHCFYVSTDVVMRASSKQELRNYIATGEPADKAGAYAIQGIGSFMVKGISGSYTNVVGLPLARVLEVLASLGVIVPSVDRV, encoded by the coding sequence ATGAACGACAAAAAACAGAAAATCTACAGCACGCTGAAGCCGCTGGTGCTGGCATCGGGATCCCCCAGGCGCAAGGAACTGCTCGGTTCGGTCGGGCTCGAATTCACGGTCCACCCGAGCCGGGCCGAGGAACCCAAACCCGAACAGGGAGAAAATCCCGGAGATTACGCCCTGCGCATGGCGCGCATCAAGACCGAGGATGTTGCCGGGAAGTATCCCAAGTCCGTTACACTCGGTTCAGATACGATCGTGGTCCTGGGAAGCGACGTCATGGGCAAGCCTGAATCGGACGCCGACGCCCTGCGCATGCTCAGCGCTCTTTCCGGTCAGACGCATCAGGTGATTACCGGGTGTTGCCTGGCCATTCCCGGTGAAGCTACGCCCCACTGCTTTTATGTCAGTACTGATGTGGTCATGCGCGCATCCTCGAAACAGGAACTCCGCAACTATATTGCCACGGGAGAACCTGCGGACAAGGCCGGGGCCTATGCCATCCAGGGAATAGGAAGTTTCATGGTCAAGGGGATTTCCGGATCCTATACCAACGTCGTGGGGCTGCCGTTGGCGAGGGTATTGGAAGTATTGGCATCTTTGGGAGTTATTGTTCCAAGCGTGGATCGTGTTTGA
- a CDS encoding OmpA/MotB family protein gives MDDLKRSFTKDFDLSNHAETEQIVAGANQWAVPWADLMMVMFVLFVVMFIYAESHQDVRVLFSAEAAQKADAASSLDPLMGLIGNISSLSSAASGSESVRMPVNEVIYKSQVNGISVIKESDGKVRVSLRGDLFFKENEDSLASGADAYLQEIADVMKVSTGSIHVVGYVDDVEAAGPASFSLSARRAADVASHLISTFGMDPKRFIISGRGAYRPELPGTSSSNRAMNRRVEVIILTDMI, from the coding sequence ATGGACGACTTGAAACGCAGCTTTACCAAAGATTTTGATCTGTCGAATCATGCCGAAACGGAGCAGATCGTCGCAGGAGCCAACCAGTGGGCCGTTCCCTGGGCCGACCTGATGATGGTCATGTTTGTTTTGTTTGTGGTGATGTTCATTTACGCCGAAAGCCACCAGGACGTGCGTGTGCTTTTCAGCGCCGAGGCCGCGCAAAAAGCCGATGCGGCCAGTTCGCTTGATCCTCTTATGGGCTTGATCGGCAATATCTCGAGTCTTTCCTCGGCCGCATCCGGTTCGGAGAGCGTCCGGATGCCGGTCAATGAAGTCATCTACAAGTCGCAGGTCAACGGCATCAGCGTCATCAAGGAGAGTGACGGCAAGGTGCGCGTTTCCCTGCGGGGGGATCTGTTCTTCAAGGAAAACGAGGATTCTCTCGCCTCGGGCGCGGATGCCTATCTGCAGGAGATCGCCGACGTCATGAAGGTTAGCACCGGGTCGATCCATGTGGTCGGCTATGTGGATGACGTGGAGGCCGCCGGCCCCGCAAGCTTTTCCCTTTCCGCAAGGCGGGCGGCGGATGTGGCCTCCCACCTGATCAGCACATTCGGCATGGATCCCAAGCGATTCATCATTTCCGGCAGGGGAGCGTATCGCCCGGAGTTGCCTGGGACGTCCTCTTCCAACCGCGCCATGAACCGCCGGGTGGAAGTCATAATTTTGACCGACATGATCTAG
- a CDS encoding motility protein A, whose product MPKQNIIGIVVSLILFIGSFLLTGHAAAYWNLAALLVVGSGLAAGLFLSYPFQRVTSAWKVARNAYGTRQLSSEEIVHTLLDLSVRSKVDGVLSLEKEEQQATCSFLKSGLILLVDNYKEDEIRECLNTEMAFFNQRRKQSERVFLTLARMAPAFGVAGSVIGLIGLLMGINDTAVILKNIPVAFISTLYGLVLGNLVFAPIAESINYSTRAELLNQKLVLEGVVAISKEQNPYKLERKLASFLSPSEREGNTEALRSITRKYIQRKKQPVEPKDMPKDMGEEKIGFAEAS is encoded by the coding sequence ATGCCCAAACAAAACATTATCGGTATCGTCGTCAGCCTGATACTTTTCATCGGGAGCTTCTTGCTCACCGGCCATGCCGCCGCCTATTGGAACCTGGCCGCATTGCTGGTGGTCGGCTCGGGGCTCGCTGCGGGACTGTTCCTGAGCTATCCCTTCCAGCGTGTCACCAGCGCCTGGAAGGTGGCCAGGAACGCCTATGGGACCCGCCAGCTCAGCTCCGAGGAAATCGTGCACACCCTGCTGGACCTTTCCGTGCGCAGCAAGGTGGATGGCGTGTTGTCCCTGGAAAAAGAGGAGCAGCAGGCCACCTGTTCCTTCCTCAAGAGCGGCTTGATCCTTCTGGTGGACAACTACAAGGAAGATGAAATCCGGGAATGCCTGAACACGGAGATGGCATTCTTCAATCAGCGCCGCAAGCAGAGCGAACGAGTTTTCCTGACCTTGGCCCGCATGGCTCCGGCCTTCGGGGTGGCGGGCAGCGTCATCGGCCTCATCGGCCTGCTCATGGGCATTAACGACACGGCCGTGATTCTCAAGAACATTCCTGTGGCCTTCATCTCCACCCTGTACGGGCTGGTTCTTGGAAATCTGGTCTTTGCGCCCATAGCCGAAAGCATCAACTACAGCACGCGCGCCGAACTGCTCAATCAGAAGCTGGTGCTGGAAGGTGTTGTGGCCATCAGCAAGGAGCAGAATCCCTACAAGCTGGAACGCAAGTTGGCGTCCTTCCTAAGCCCGAGCGAGCGGGAGGGCAACACCGAAGCATTGCGCAGCATTACCCGCAAGTACATCCAGCGTAAAAAGCAGCCCGTCGAACCCAAGGACATGCCCAAGGATATGGGCGAGGAAAAGATCGGTTTCGCCGAAGCTTCCTAG